A window of Lytechinus pictus isolate F3 Inbred chromosome 7, Lp3.0, whole genome shotgun sequence contains these coding sequences:
- the LOC129264804 gene encoding arylsulfatase-like yields MRMTLLRSWYSAIVIISCTGWCIMADTVRDPLDRPNIVLFLADDMGYGDLESYGHPSQESGPIDQMAREGMKFSRWYSPDILCSPSRGAMLTGRLPVRVGLYGPARVFEMSTSYGLPKSETTIAEMLKEQGYHTGMVGKWHQGINEFSHNDGNHLPHHHGFDFVGHLIPFTNHWMCDETKMYTDAPDRYYCLLYYNDTIIQQPLSHRNLTERLVEDAKSFIFNHRDEPFFFYFSFPQVHTDMFSSPKFSGSSKRGRYGDSLNEMSWAVGETLSAIKEAGLERNTLTLFLSDHGPQTEVCSEGGSSGILKGSKDSTWEGGIRVPAIARWPGTIAQGSHSQAIISSMDIFATAADLSGGKLPQDRIMDSSSFLPILTETSAEHRKVLFHYCNDRLMAVTYGIFKAHFYTKPALNLDQLAAKCRKGWIPTGPYHLCFSCDPPCAVRHEPPLLYNIGVDPSELSPLNTRKYLDVLSEVERIVEEHQKTLVKGDSLFIRERALWLNPCCNPPYCMCNYDRTLYLKELGLS; encoded by the exons ATGAGGATGACACTGCTGAGATCATGGTATTCTGCCATTGTCATTATCTCTTGTACTGGATGGTGTATCATGGCAGATACAGTGAGAGATCCTCTTGATAGACCAAATATAGTGCTCTTTCTTGCAGATGATATGGG ATATGGAGATCTTGAATCCTATGGTCATCCTAGTCAAGAATCTGGTCCTATTGACCAGATGGCCCGAGAAGGCATGAAGTTCAGTCGATGGTACAGTCCAGATATATTGTGTAGTCCTAGTAGAGGCGCCATGCTAACAG GACGCTTACCAGTGCGTGTTGGACTCTATGGACCGGCCAGGGTGTTTGAGATGTCTACAAGCTATGGCCTACCCAAATCAGAGACGACCATAGCTGAAATGCTCAAGGAACAGGGTTATCATACCGGTATGGTGGGCAAATGGCATCAAG GTATCAATGAGTTCTCTCACAACGATGGTAACCATCTACCTCATCATCACGGTTTTGATTTTGTTGGTCATCTTATACCCTTCACTAATCATTGGATGTGTGATGAGACCAAG ATGTACACAGATGCACCAGATAGATATTACTGCCTGCTTTATTACAATGACACAATCATCCAGCAACCGCTCAGCCATAGAAACCTTACAGAGAGACTGGTAGAAGATGCTAAATCATTCATCTTTAATCATCGGGATGAGCCGTTcttcttctatttttctttccctcaaGTCCACACCGACATGTTCAGCAGTCCAAAGTTCAGTGGTTCTTCGAAACGTg GTCGTTATGGTGATTCATTGAATGAGATGAGCTGGGCTGTTGGTGAGACCCTGTCAGCCATCAAGGAGGCTGGTCTAGAGAGGAACACACTGACTCTCTTCCTATCTGATCATGGACCACAAACAGAGGTCTGCAGTGAAGGGGGATCATCAGGAATATTGAAAG GTTCCAAAGATTCCACCTGGGAAGGGGGTATCCGTGTTCCTGCTATAGCAAGATGGCCAGGTACCATAGCACAAGGCAGCCACTCTCAAGCCATCATAAGTAGCATGGATATATTTGCCACTGCAGCAGATCTATCGGGAGGAAAGCTGCCCCAAGATCGCATCATGGACAGCAGCAGCTTCTTACCCATACTCACTGAGACATCAGCAGAGCATCGAAAGGTCCTGTTCCACTACTGCAATGACAGGCTGATGGCTGTTACGTATGGTATCTTCAAAGCTCATTTTTACACCAAACCAGCATTGAACTTGGACCAACTAGCAGCTAAGTGTAGGAAAGGTTGGATACCTACAGGACCTTACCACCTTTGCTTTTCGTGTGACCCACCCTGCGCCGTACGTCATGAGCCACCGTTACTATACAACATAGGGGTCGATCCTTCCGAATTGTCGCCCTTGAATACCAGGAAATATCTAGATGTCCTTAGTGAAGTTGAAAGAATCGTAGAAGAGCATCAGAAAACTCTGGTGAAAGGCGACTCATTGTTTATACGAGAGCGAGCTTTGTGGTTGAATCCATGTTGCAATCCTCCGTACTGTATGTGCAATTATGATAGAACTTTATATCTCAAGGAACTTGGGCtttcataa
- the LOC129265937 gene encoding tubulin-specific chaperone C-like has protein sequence MATNVEETDSALRDNHQTNSVNINGKEIKKDKIPAGLLRRHDERLAKVEKMKEQRENEKVVQESAEYFAKTFNAERSSIEERLATANNVGKPKLRDFFDDITEAAEKLLKYMTDMTQFLPPYDIQSAQQNLAKLFESINERRDELLPKKKFAFKVRKRGDGQASKQQKIGLDDVDASKSSPIITVNAAGFSNRTSESLSLPAEEIHQKDVSLSNLSSCTIKLPGSPSALHISNLSDCKVFCGPIPGSVFADKCIDSTLILACQQLRVHNSRDTKFYLHVTSRAIIEDTTSVLYAPYNWAYETLEKDYEESGLDKSKNSWNDVDDFNWLAHDKHSPNWGLIPDEERVQEWD, from the coding sequence ATGGCGACCAACGTGGAAGAAACCGACTCGGCACTAAGAGACAACCATCAAACCAATTCAGTCAACATAAATGGCAAAGAAATCAAGAAAGATAAGATTCCTGCAGGACTTCTTCGGCGACACGATGAAAGGTTAGCCAAAgttgagaaaatgaaagaacagCGTGAAAACGAAAAGGTGGTGCAAGAGAGTGCCGAATATTTTGCAAAGACGTTCAATGCAGAGAGGTCGAGTATTGAAGAGCGGTTGGCGACTGCAAATAATGTTGGAAAACCTAAACTGCGAGATTTCTTTGATGACATTACAGAGGCAGCTGAGAAATTACTGAAGTATATGACTGACATGACCCAGTTCTTGCCCCCATATGATATTCAAAGTGCCCAACAAAACTTAGCAAAGTTGTTCGAGAGCATCAACGAAAGGCGAGATGAGTTGTTGCCAAAGAAGAAGTTCGCTTTCAAAGTAAGGAAGAGAGGAGATGGACAGGCATCCAAGCAACAGAAGATTGGTCTGGATGATGTAGATGCTTCTAAATCATCTCCAATCATCACAGTAAACGCCGCTGGATTTTCAAATCGGACATCTGAGTCGTTATCATTGCCTGCGGAAGAGATTCATCAAAAAGATGTCAGTCTCAGTAACCTTTCGTCATGCACAATCAAACTACCTGGATCTCCAAGTGCGCTTCACATCAGCAACCTCTCTGACTGCAAAGTCTTCTGTGGACCGATTCCTGGGTCAGTGTTTGCTGATAAGTGCATCGATAGCACCCTTATCCTTGCATGTCAACAGCTGAGGGTCCACAATTCCAGAGATACCAAGTTCTACCTTCATGTGACGAGTAGAGCCATCATCGAGGATACAACCAGCGTTCTCTATGCTCCATACAACTGGGCCTATGAAACCTTGGAGAAGGATTATGAGGAGAGTGGTCTTGACAAGAGCAAGAACTCTTGGAATGATGTGGATGATTTCAACTGGTTGGCTCATGACAAGCACTCACCGAACTGGGGACTGATACCTGATGAGGAAAGAGTTCAAGAATGGGACTAA